From the Flavimarina sp. Hel_I_48 genome, one window contains:
- a CDS encoding TonB-dependent receptor, which translates to MYLKKEHIIATLFFAFTSSAMFAQYVVQGKVVSAASNEPVPNAEVFLTTLRKSTITNDFGDFKFQDIPKGTYNFTVFAYEYAILDHEVSISDDTSLNLELESLGIELSEVVVTQRKERLFALKRLRDVEGTAIYAGKKSEVVLVSNLTANLAGGNARQIYSQVVGLNIYENNDAGLQLNIGGRGLNPNRSANFNTRQNGYDISADVLGYPESYYTPPAESISEIEVVRGAASLQYGTQFGGLINFKLKQPDPNKKIEWISRQSLGSYNLFTSFNSLGGTLGKVGYYTFFNYKKGNSFRPNSQFESFNGYVHLDYSPTERTKISFEVSYLNYLAQQPGGLTDEQFEEDPTFSNRTRNWFNVDWKLYAMRLEHALSNKTDFSLNLFALDAYRKSVGFRENRVSQEDDVEAPRELIVGNFNNWGAEARLLTRYNFFGKENTVLFGGKYYQSNNTERQGPGSNGSNANFNFEEQTYPNYPRQSDFRFPNLNLALFSENVFKFSEKISVTPGLRFEYIKTRSRGEFKRINFDIAGNPILNEDVADNRDLERSFILLGVGLSYKPHKTVELYGNISQNYRSVTFNDIRITNPSLTVDPNIKDEQGYTFDIGARGRIKKYLSYDVGAFFLNYKDRLGVILREVSDIQQERFRGNIGDAITYGIESFVDWNIWETLSTEKNDIKLGTFVNLALTDSKYTSSQENNVKGKKVEFIPGINLKTGLNFGYKDFLGSLQYTYLGQQFTDATNSPRDFQSQSGIVGEIPAYNIMDLSFSYTYNRFKLEAGVNNVLNESYFTRRATGYPGPGIIPSLPRTIYVLLQLKF; encoded by the coding sequence ATGTATTTAAAAAAAGAACATATAATCGCAACCCTATTTTTTGCCTTCACAAGTTCTGCAATGTTTGCACAATATGTGGTTCAGGGAAAAGTAGTTTCTGCAGCTTCCAACGAACCTGTCCCAAATGCCGAAGTGTTTCTCACTACTCTAAGAAAATCAACCATCACGAATGATTTTGGGGATTTCAAATTTCAGGACATTCCAAAAGGGACCTATAATTTTACCGTATTTGCCTACGAGTATGCTATACTGGATCACGAGGTTAGCATTTCCGATGATACGTCACTGAACTTAGAACTTGAATCTTTGGGCATAGAACTTTCTGAAGTAGTGGTCACCCAAAGAAAAGAACGCCTTTTCGCCCTAAAACGATTAAGGGACGTTGAGGGAACTGCCATTTATGCGGGCAAGAAGAGCGAAGTGGTATTGGTAAGCAACCTTACCGCTAACCTTGCCGGCGGTAATGCCAGGCAGATATACTCCCAAGTGGTCGGGCTCAATATCTACGAAAACAACGATGCGGGACTGCAATTGAATATTGGTGGGCGTGGCCTCAATCCCAACCGCAGTGCAAACTTCAATACAAGACAAAATGGTTATGACATCTCTGCAGATGTACTGGGATATCCCGAAAGTTACTATACACCGCCGGCTGAATCCATTTCAGAGATCGAAGTGGTACGCGGTGCGGCATCTTTGCAGTATGGGACACAATTTGGAGGCCTTATCAATTTTAAACTGAAACAACCCGATCCCAACAAGAAAATAGAGTGGATATCCCGGCAATCCTTGGGTTCTTACAACTTGTTCACCAGTTTTAACAGTTTAGGCGGGACCTTGGGCAAGGTAGGTTATTATACTTTTTTCAACTATAAAAAAGGAAATAGTTTTCGTCCCAACTCCCAGTTTGAATCCTTCAATGGCTACGTACATTTGGATTATTCGCCTACAGAAAGGACCAAAATTTCCTTTGAGGTAAGCTATTTAAACTATTTGGCACAGCAACCGGGCGGTCTTACCGATGAACAGTTTGAGGAAGACCCCACGTTTAGCAACCGAACCCGAAACTGGTTTAATGTGGATTGGAAATTATATGCTATGCGATTGGAACACGCTTTGAGCAATAAAACCGATTTTAGCCTCAACCTCTTTGCCTTGGACGCCTATAGGAAATCGGTTGGTTTTCGCGAAAACAGGGTTTCACAGGAGGATGATGTGGAGGCTCCAAGGGAATTGATAGTAGGTAATTTTAACAATTGGGGGGCAGAGGCCCGTTTGTTGACGCGGTATAATTTCTTCGGAAAAGAGAATACGGTGCTTTTTGGTGGAAAGTACTATCAATCCAATAATACAGAGCGGCAGGGGCCCGGCAGCAACGGCAGCAACGCCAATTTTAATTTTGAAGAACAGACCTACCCCAACTACCCAAGGCAAAGCGATTTTAGGTTTCCGAACTTGAACCTTGCCCTGTTTTCCGAAAATGTCTTTAAGTTCTCCGAAAAAATTTCGGTAACTCCTGGGCTACGGTTTGAATATATAAAGACTAGAAGTAGGGGCGAATTTAAACGGATCAACTTTGATATTGCAGGTAACCCCATCTTAAACGAAGATGTGGCGGATAACCGTGATCTTGAACGTTCTTTTATTTTATTGGGTGTTGGGCTAAGTTATAAACCCCATAAAACGGTTGAACTATATGGGAATATAAGCCAGAATTACCGCTCGGTTACTTTTAATGATATTAGAATTACCAATCCGTCATTGACCGTAGATCCCAACATCAAAGATGAGCAAGGATATACTTTTGATATAGGGGCTCGCGGGCGAATAAAGAAATACCTTTCCTATGATGTGGGAGCATTTTTTTTAAATTACAAAGATCGTTTGGGTGTGATATTACGGGAAGTAAGTGATATCCAACAGGAGCGGTTTAGAGGGAACATAGGGGATGCCATTACCTATGGCATTGAAAGTTTTGTGGACTGGAATATATGGGAAACCCTGTCCACAGAAAAAAACGATATCAAACTCGGTACTTTTGTCAACCTGGCCCTTACAGATTCAAAATACACCTCTTCCCAAGAAAACAATGTGAAGGGCAAAAAAGTGGAGTTCATTCCCGGTATTAACCTAAAAACAGGATTAAATTTTGGGTATAAAGACTTTTTGGGTAGTTTGCAATATACTTATTTGGGCCAACAGTTTACCGATGCCACCAATTCGCCCAGGGATTTTCAAAGCCAGAGTGGTATTGTAGGTGAAATACCTGCCTATAATATTATGGATCTTTCTTTTTCCTATACCTATAATCGGTTTAAACTGGAAGCGGGGGTCAACAATGTTTTGAACGAAAGTTATTTTACACGCCGTGCGACGGGCTATCCGGGCCCAGGGATCATACCAAGTTTACCACGAACCATATATGTGCTCTTACAACTTAAATTTTGA
- a CDS encoding HTTM domain-containing protein: MASRLNAYRNITTEAAPLAVFRIFFGLMMFFGIVRFWSYGWIDKLYIQPKFFFSYYGFEWVRPLGVYTYLLFFICGISAICIALGYRYRMAIILFFLSFTYIELMDKTTYLNHYYFISCLSFLMIFLPANAYYSMDAQRNKDKAYKQIPKWTVDAIKLLIALVYFYAGLAKLNSDWLVGAMPLKIWLPAQYDLPLLGNLMQQQWLHYAFSWGGAAYDLAIPFLLFYRPTRWAAFGLVVIFHLMTRILFPIGMFPYVMIVSALVFFDAGVHHKILKTLSTIFRIKKEKADAGIRNKTYRNKTMAPMLIVGLFIAFQLLFPWRYLLYKNELFWTEEGYRFSWRVMLMEKAGYAQFKIVDKKKGTAFLVDNTDFLSTFQEKQMSTQPDFILQYAQFLGKHFTAQGHKNVAVYVESYVALNGRLSQPYIDPKVNLLEQEESFGPKDWILEFKDEIKGF, from the coding sequence ATGGCCTCACGTTTAAATGCATACCGAAATATAACTACAGAGGCTGCCCCGTTGGCGGTCTTTCGTATTTTTTTTGGACTGATGATGTTTTTTGGCATCGTCCGTTTTTGGAGCTATGGCTGGATCGATAAACTTTATATTCAACCCAAATTCTTTTTTTCATATTATGGGTTTGAATGGGTACGGCCTTTGGGTGTTTACACCTATTTATTGTTCTTTATCTGCGGTATCTCCGCAATCTGCATTGCGTTGGGGTATCGATACAGAATGGCGATCATCCTTTTCTTTTTAAGCTTTACCTACATCGAGTTGATGGATAAGACGACCTATCTTAACCATTACTATTTTATTAGTTGTCTTAGTTTTTTAATGATCTTCCTTCCCGCAAATGCCTATTATTCAATGGATGCACAAAGGAATAAGGATAAGGCCTATAAACAGATTCCCAAATGGACCGTTGATGCCATAAAATTATTGATTGCACTAGTCTATTTCTACGCCGGTCTGGCAAAACTGAACAGCGACTGGCTCGTTGGGGCAATGCCGCTTAAGATATGGTTGCCGGCCCAATATGACCTGCCATTGTTGGGAAATTTAATGCAGCAACAATGGCTTCACTATGCCTTTAGCTGGGGCGGTGCCGCCTATGATCTGGCGATACCGTTTTTGTTGTTTTATAGACCCACCCGTTGGGCAGCTTTCGGTCTGGTGGTAATTTTTCATTTGATGACCCGCATCCTCTTTCCCATAGGTATGTTCCCTTATGTGATGATAGTGAGCGCACTCGTTTTTTTCGATGCGGGAGTCCACCATAAAATATTGAAAACGCTTTCGACTATTTTTAGGATTAAAAAGGAAAAGGCAGATGCAGGGATACGCAATAAAACCTATCGCAATAAAACCATGGCCCCAATGCTTATCGTGGGTTTGTTTATTGCCTTTCAGTTACTTTTTCCTTGGCGTTATCTGCTCTACAAAAACGAGCTTTTTTGGACCGAGGAGGGATACCGTTTTTCTTGGCGGGTAATGCTAATGGAAAAAGCTGGATATGCACAATTTAAGATTGTGGATAAAAAAAAGGGAACAGCTTTCCTTGTTGACAATACCGATTTTCTGTCAACATTTCAGGAAAAACAGATGAGCACCCAACCCGACTTTATCCTTCAGTACGCCCAGTTCCTCGGAAAACATTTTACAGCACAAGGCCATAAAAATGTAGCGGTCTATGTAGAGAGCTATGTAGCACTGAATGGCAGGCTTAGCCAACCTTATATTGACCCAAAAGTAAATTTACTGGAGCAAGAAGAGTCGTTTGGGCCTAAGGACTGGATATTGGAATTTAAGGATGAAATCAAAGGTTTTTAA
- a CDS encoding imelysin family protein, which produces MKHWKLWSFISIGLLIVACSKDNGNENLPPANNNFDRGAMLLNWADNIIVPAYTSFKTEAENLNNAATVYSNEPTEASLQSLRASWTAAYISFQKVSMFEIGKAEELRYRNRLNIYPSNTQKIEDFVATGSYDLALPSTMDVQGFPAIDYLINGLGATDTEIVSFYTTNGNALGYKNYLGTLTETILQLTTTVLDDWNANFRDVFVANTSSSATGSVDKLTNDYIFYFEKSLRAGKVGIPAGVFSQQPLPENVEARYKKDFSKQLMLTAVKASQDFFNGKYFNNNTTGESFKTYLDFLNSIKNGEDLGGLINAQFNAAETQANELNNNFALQIETDNTKMLSTYDELQRNVILLKVDMLQALSINVDYVDADGD; this is translated from the coding sequence ATGAAACACTGGAAACTTTGGAGTTTTATTAGTATCGGACTGCTGATTGTAGCGTGTTCAAAAGATAATGGGAACGAAAACTTGCCACCGGCTAACAATAATTTTGATCGTGGCGCAATGCTTTTAAATTGGGCAGATAATATCATTGTCCCTGCATATACTTCTTTTAAAACAGAGGCCGAAAACCTGAACAATGCCGCAACGGTCTATTCAAATGAGCCTACAGAGGCAAGCCTACAGAGTTTGCGCGCCTCGTGGACAGCGGCCTACATTTCCTTTCAAAAGGTCTCTATGTTCGAAATAGGCAAGGCCGAAGAGTTACGGTACAGAAACCGACTGAATATTTATCCATCAAACACCCAAAAAATTGAAGATTTTGTAGCCACCGGTTCTTACGATCTGGCCTTGCCATCTACAATGGATGTACAGGGTTTCCCTGCTATAGATTATCTGATCAACGGTCTTGGAGCAACAGATACCGAAATTGTAAGTTTCTATACTACCAACGGCAATGCCCTGGGATATAAAAATTATCTCGGCACCCTTACGGAAACTATCCTGCAATTGACCACAACAGTACTCGATGATTGGAATGCCAACTTTAGGGATGTTTTTGTTGCAAATACTAGTTCTTCGGCTACTGGATCTGTTGACAAACTAACGAACGACTATATATTCTATTTTGAAAAATCGTTGCGGGCGGGTAAAGTAGGGATACCCGCAGGTGTTTTCTCCCAACAACCATTACCCGAAAATGTAGAGGCGCGCTATAAAAAAGATTTTTCCAAACAATTGATGCTAACAGCAGTTAAGGCAAGCCAGGATTTTTTCAACGGAAAATACTTTAACAACAATACTACCGGGGAAAGCTTCAAGACCTATCTTGATTTTTTGAACAGTATTAAAAATGGGGAGGATCTAGGTGGCCTTATCAATGCGCAGTTCAATGCTGCAGAAACCCAGGCAAATGAACTGAACAATAATTTTGCTCTACAGATTGAAACTGACAATACCAAAATGCTAAGTACTTATGATGAGCTACAACGCAACGTTATCCTCTTAAAAGTGGATATGTTGCAGGCACTGAGCATAAATGTGGATTATGTAGATGCCGATGGCGATTAG
- a CDS encoding DUF4856 domain-containing protein, translating into MKKMFFTAIIGSLIFASCSSDDEPITETSNIEVPSNYTFERDGQSTVDFSGQTTRILMAEEILNSFTDFENTTVISLQAMYAHQEGDLDFSDAALNASDKNVRSKTAASQDYFSANTTEAAAIRNLFDSYISGQVNEVFPNKDVLAVAGSAGQLADGTKTRYVNAKGLVYNQMFAKSLIGALMADQMLNNYLSIAVLDADNKVADNDNGITEDGETFTTMEHNWDEAYGYLYGTSVDAANPNVTIGGDDSFLNDYLGTVNADPDFSTIAADIFDAFKLGRAAIVAKDYTVRDTQAAIIRQKISEVIAIRAVYYLQQGKNLLANGDFGAAFQNLSEGYGFVFSLRFTRNQSTDTSFFSTSEVDGFTSALLADGLNGFWDLEPSTLDSITEAIAAKFDFTVEQAASAN; encoded by the coding sequence ATGAAAAAAATGTTTTTTACCGCAATTATAGGAAGCCTTATTTTTGCTTCGTGTTCTTCTGATGATGAGCCGATTACTGAAACCTCAAACATTGAGGTGCCTTCAAACTACACCTTCGAAAGAGATGGACAATCCACAGTGGATTTTAGTGGCCAGACCACCCGAATTTTAATGGCTGAAGAAATCCTTAATTCCTTTACAGATTTCGAAAACACGACTGTGATATCCTTGCAGGCAATGTATGCACATCAGGAAGGGGACCTAGATTTTTCAGACGCTGCCTTAAATGCGTCAGATAAAAACGTACGCAGTAAAACGGCTGCGTCCCAAGATTATTTTAGCGCAAACACCACAGAAGCGGCAGCTATAAGAAACCTATTCGATAGCTATATTTCCGGTCAGGTCAATGAGGTATTCCCTAACAAGGATGTCCTAGCAGTCGCTGGCAGTGCCGGTCAACTTGCCGATGGGACAAAAACCCGGTATGTTAACGCTAAAGGACTTGTGTACAACCAAATGTTTGCAAAAAGCCTTATTGGGGCGCTGATGGCAGATCAGATGCTTAACAACTATCTCAGCATAGCTGTTCTTGATGCTGATAATAAAGTTGCGGACAACGACAATGGGATTACAGAGGATGGAGAGACCTTTACCACGATGGAACATAATTGGGACGAGGCCTATGGATACCTCTACGGAACATCCGTTGATGCAGCCAACCCGAATGTAACCATTGGGGGCGATGATAGTTTTTTGAATGATTATTTGGGCACAGTAAACGCAGACCCGGATTTTTCTACCATTGCTGCCGATATTTTTGATGCATTCAAATTGGGTCGTGCCGCGATAGTGGCAAAAGATTATACAGTACGGGATACCCAGGCTGCCATTATACGTCAAAAAATATCCGAGGTAATTGCCATACGTGCGGTATACTATTTACAACAAGGAAAAAATTTGCTTGCAAACGGTGATTTTGGCGCCGCATTCCAAAACCTTTCTGAGGGTTATGGGTTTGTTTTTAGCTTGCGTTTTACTAGAAACCAGAGTACAGATACTTCCTTCTTTAGCACAAGCGAAGTTGATGGTTTTACATCTGCTCTCTTGGCGGATGGACTCAATGGTTTTTGGGACCTTGAACCTTCAACACTGGACAGTATTACTGAAGCTATTGCCGCTAAATTTGACTTCACGGTCGAGCAAGCTGCCAGCGCAAATTAA
- a CDS encoding HYC_CC_PP family protein: MKKIFFKISTFSMALLVLLSTVSFTVDSHYCGDIFVDSSLFGHAQTCGMDVQQQSQSSECDISKKDCCSDEQVIVEGQDTLKTSFDKLDKDQQLFVAAFIHTYIHLFFESQEDLNSYRDYTPPPLVRDIQVLDQTFLI; the protein is encoded by the coding sequence ATGAAGAAAATCTTTTTTAAAATATCAACATTCTCTATGGCACTGTTAGTGTTGTTGTCAACCGTATCATTTACGGTAGATAGTCATTATTGTGGAGATATTTTTGTGGACTCTTCATTATTTGGTCACGCTCAAACTTGCGGTATGGATGTTCAACAGCAATCGCAGTCATCAGAGTGTGATATTTCTAAAAAAGATTGCTGTAGTGATGAACAAGTGATTGTTGAAGGGCAAGATACTTTAAAAACATCGTTCGACAAATTAGATAAAGACCAACAACTATTTGTTGCTGCTTTTATCCATACCTATATACACTTATTTTTCGAATCTCAAGAAGATTTAAATTCATACAGAGATTATACGCCTCCTCCCTTGGTCAGGGATATTCAAGTTTTAGACCAGACTTTCCTTATTTGA
- a CDS encoding efflux RND transporter permease subunit, with the protein MLNKSIKFLIENKLVAVLLLALFVGWGVVNAPFNWETGILPTDPVAVDAIPDIGENQQIVFTKWQGRSPQDIEDQITYPLTTSLLGIPGVKTIRSSSMFGFSSIYIIFEEDVEFYWSRSRILEKLNSLPSNLLPDGVNPALGPDATGLGQIFWYTLEGRDKDGNVTGGWDLQELRSIQDYYVKYGLSSASGVSEVASIGGYVQEYQVDVDPEKMRQYNIGLSAIVKAVKQSNQDIGAQTLEINQAEYLVRGLGYVKSVADIENAVVTSENFTSIRIKDIATVHLGPQTRRGILDKEGAEVVGGVVVARYGANPMEVINNVKEQIAELSSGLPTKVLADGRTSQVTIVPFYDRTQLIQETLHTLNEALTLEILITILVIIVMVFNLRASILISGLLPVAVLMVFIAMKLFDVDANIVALSGIAIAIGTMVDVGVILAENMIRHLEDEKLRFRESGIEYTTNEIIYNATAEVSGAILTAVLTTIISFIPVFTMIGAEGKLFRPLAFTKTMALTASLVIALFLIPPFAAFLFKKSTIREHAKYIINAVLIVLGITAIFYGYWLGIILIAYGIVAILSVRDIITAKRANLIHIVISCIAIVFLLAEYWRPLGFDRGIIMNLIFVAIICFGLLGAFSIFQKYYDTILRWALQNRLLFLIIPTTVLILGAIIMRNTGKEFMPSLNEGSFLLMPTSLPHAGVEENKRVLQQLDMAVASIPEIETVVGKSGRTESALDPAPLSMYENVIQYKSEYMRNKNGERQRYRVNDDGLFVLKNDKFIINPNNEIDDDANYEASQLKTNATHNDLIEDGSGEYYRNWRPEIDSPDDIWNEIVKVTKFPGVTSAPKLQPIETRLVMLQTGMRAPMGIKVKGPDLKTIEAFGLQLEDILKQAEGVKEQAVFADRIVGKPYLLIDIKRDQLARYGISIMDVQEVLQVAVGGMPLTQTVEGRERYGVRVRYPRELRANPEDLKDIYVPVEKGSPVPLSELVDIRYEQGPQVIKSEDTFLIGYVLFDKLDGFAEVDVVENAQALIQQKIDNGDLIVPQGINYRFTGTYENQLRAEKTLSVVVPLALLIIFLILYFQFRSVSTSLMVFTGIAVAFAGGFIMIWLYGQDWFFNFSFFGENMRDLFNMKTINLSVAVWVGFIALFGIATDDGVVMATYLTQTFDRENPNDKKGIRLATLEAAGKRIRPCLMTTVTTVLALLPVLTSTGKGSDIMIPMAIPIFGGMIIDITSYFLVPVLYSWKKEYQLNRANK; encoded by the coding sequence ATGCTGAATAAAAGCATCAAATTTCTAATAGAAAATAAATTAGTAGCTGTTTTACTATTAGCTTTGTTCGTCGGTTGGGGCGTTGTAAACGCACCTTTTAATTGGGAGACCGGTATTTTGCCTACTGACCCTGTAGCTGTGGATGCCATTCCCGATATTGGTGAAAACCAACAAATTGTTTTTACCAAATGGCAAGGGCGCTCGCCACAGGATATTGAAGACCAAATTACGTATCCACTTACAACTTCGCTTCTAGGTATTCCAGGCGTGAAAACTATTCGTAGTTCCTCTATGTTTGGGTTTTCCAGTATCTATATCATTTTTGAAGAAGATGTGGAGTTTTACTGGTCACGTAGTCGCATTCTCGAAAAACTCAATTCGCTTCCTTCCAACTTGCTGCCAGATGGCGTTAACCCAGCTTTGGGCCCTGATGCCACAGGTTTAGGACAAATATTCTGGTACACCCTAGAAGGTCGTGACAAGGATGGTAATGTAACCGGTGGTTGGGATTTACAGGAACTGCGTAGTATACAGGATTATTATGTGAAATACGGATTGTCATCGGCAAGTGGTGTTTCCGAAGTAGCGTCTATCGGCGGTTATGTTCAGGAATATCAAGTAGATGTGGACCCGGAGAAAATGCGCCAATACAATATTGGATTAAGTGCCATTGTCAAAGCCGTTAAGCAGAGCAACCAAGATATTGGTGCACAAACATTGGAAATCAATCAGGCCGAATATCTGGTTCGTGGTTTGGGCTATGTAAAATCCGTTGCAGATATTGAAAATGCCGTGGTCACTTCAGAGAATTTTACGTCTATCCGAATAAAAGACATCGCAACTGTTCATTTGGGACCGCAAACTCGTCGTGGTATTTTAGATAAAGAAGGTGCCGAAGTTGTTGGTGGTGTTGTGGTAGCGCGATATGGCGCCAACCCTATGGAAGTTATCAATAATGTAAAAGAGCAAATCGCTGAACTGTCATCTGGGCTTCCAACAAAAGTTCTGGCAGATGGCCGCACCTCACAAGTGACCATTGTCCCCTTTTACGACCGTACCCAGCTTATTCAAGAGACCCTACACACGCTTAATGAAGCACTCACGCTTGAAATCTTAATAACCATTCTGGTCATTATCGTAATGGTGTTCAACCTACGCGCATCCATCTTAATTTCAGGTTTGTTACCCGTTGCAGTATTAATGGTTTTCATTGCAATGAAACTTTTTGATGTAGATGCAAATATTGTAGCATTGTCAGGGATTGCCATTGCTATAGGTACAATGGTGGATGTGGGCGTTATACTGGCCGAAAATATGATTCGGCATTTGGAAGATGAAAAATTACGCTTTCGCGAAAGCGGAATCGAGTACACCACAAATGAAATCATCTACAATGCAACTGCTGAAGTTTCTGGTGCAATTTTAACGGCAGTATTAACAACCATTATCAGTTTTATTCCTGTATTCACTATGATAGGTGCTGAAGGAAAGTTGTTTCGTCCACTCGCATTTACAAAGACAATGGCGCTCACGGCGTCTTTGGTTATCGCCCTTTTCTTGATACCACCATTTGCCGCATTCCTTTTCAAAAAGAGTACTATTAGGGAGCACGCTAAATATATTATTAATGCTGTTCTCATCGTCCTTGGTATCACAGCCATCTTCTATGGTTATTGGTTGGGTATTATATTAATTGCCTATGGAATCGTTGCAATTTTGAGTGTACGCGATATTATCACGGCAAAAAGAGCCAATCTAATACATATCGTTATTTCTTGTATTGCTATTGTTTTCCTTCTAGCCGAATACTGGCGACCACTAGGTTTTGACCGCGGTATTATAATGAACTTGATTTTTGTTGCGATTATCTGTTTCGGATTACTGGGGGCGTTTTCAATTTTCCAAAAATATTACGACACTATATTACGTTGGGCACTTCAAAACCGATTACTGTTTTTAATAATTCCGACCACAGTGTTGATTTTAGGGGCCATAATAATGCGCAACACGGGTAAAGAATTTATGCCATCGCTCAACGAAGGCTCATTCCTGTTAATGCCAACATCCTTGCCACACGCAGGTGTTGAAGAAAACAAGCGTGTGTTACAGCAGCTTGATATGGCCGTAGCCAGTATTCCTGAAATCGAAACGGTAGTAGGTAAATCGGGTAGAACAGAATCTGCTCTTGACCCTGCGCCGCTCTCGATGTATGAAAATGTGATTCAGTATAAGTCTGAATATATGCGAAACAAGAATGGCGAGAGACAACGCTACCGCGTAAACGATGATGGTTTATTTGTTCTGAAAAATGATAAATTCATTATTAATCCAAATAATGAAATCGATGATGACGCTAATTATGAGGCCTCGCAACTAAAAACAAATGCAACCCATAACGATTTAATTGAAGACGGCAGCGGTGAATATTACCGAAACTGGCGGCCAGAAATCGACAGCCCAGACGATATCTGGAATGAGATTGTGAAAGTGACCAAATTTCCAGGGGTGACTTCTGCACCAAAACTACAACCTATCGAGACAAGGCTCGTAATGCTTCAAACAGGTATGCGTGCGCCTATGGGTATAAAAGTTAAAGGGCCAGACTTGAAAACAATAGAAGCTTTTGGTCTACAGCTCGAAGACATTTTAAAACAAGCTGAAGGTGTAAAAGAACAAGCTGTCTTTGCAGACCGTATTGTGGGCAAGCCCTATTTACTAATTGATATAAAACGAGACCAATTGGCACGCTATGGAATTTCCATAATGGATGTTCAGGAAGTACTTCAGGTAGCTGTGGGCGGTATGCCGCTTACTCAAACGGTAGAAGGTCGTGAGCGGTATGGAGTAAGAGTGCGCTATCCGCGTGAGTTGCGTGCAAACCCAGAAGATTTAAAAGATATTTATGTTCCGGTTGAGAAAGGAAGTCCGGTTCCACTGAGCGAATTGGTAGACATACGTTATGAACAAGGTCCACAGGTCATAAAAAGTGAGGACACCTTCTTGATAGGGTATGTACTGTTTGATAAACTCGATGGTTTTGCCGAAGTTGATGTGGTCGAAAATGCCCAAGCGCTCATTCAACAAAAAATAGACAATGGTGATTTGATTGTGCCACAAGGTATTAATTACCGTTTTACGGGTACGTATGAAAATCAGCTGCGCGCAGAAAAAACACTTTCCGTAGTTGTGCCTTTGGCATTGCTTATTATTTTCTTGATTCTGTATTTCCAGTTCCGTTCTGTTTCCACCTCGTTGATGGTATTTACAGGAATCGCAGTTGCCTTTGCAGGTGGCTTTATAATGATTTGGCTTTACGGTCAGGATTGGTTCTTCAATTTCAGCTTTTTTGGTGAGAATATGCGGGATTTGTTCAATATGAAAACCATCAATCTAAGTGTTGCTGTCTGGGTTGGCTTTATTGCGCTTTTTGGTATCGCAACAGATGATGGTGTAGTTATGGCTACCTACCTCACACAAACTTTTGACAGAGAGAATCCCAATGATAAAAAAGGAATCCGACTTGCCACATTAGAAGCTGCTGGAAAGCGAATTCGTCCGTGTTTGATGACTACTGTTACCACCGTGCTTGCACTCTTACCTGTACTTACTTCTACGGGAAAAGGAAGCGATATTATGATACCTATGGCAATCCCCATTTTCGGTGGGATGATTATAGATATTACATCCTACTTTTTAGTACCAGTATTATATAGCTGGAAAAAAGAGTACCAACTTAACCGAGCAAACAAATGA